The DNA sequence CCACTACTGTGCGATTAATCACAAAGAAATAGTCTTTTGCGAATAGAAAAAGGCCGCGCCTGGACAGACGCGGCCTTTCATCGTAACGGCAGGCGTAGCAGGTACCACGGCCTCAGAACCTGGAACCGGGCTCCAGTAGAAAATCCATTTCTTCACTGGTACTGGGCCGCTCCAGCACCAGGTTGCGGTGCGGAAAGCGCCCGAACCGGGCGATTACCCGCTGGTGCTGCTCGGCATAGTCGAGGAAGCCTTCGAACAGGCGGCGGTTCGCCTCAGGCTGCTCGTCCAGCAGCATCTGGTAGCGCTCGACACACAGGTTTTGCCAGTCCAGCACCTCGGCATGCTCCAGCACCAGCAGCACGAATACCCGCTGGATCGGCAGCAGCTGGTAGTCCCAGCCCTTCTGCAAGCCCTGCATGGCCACTACCTGGGCACGCCGGTCACCTTCGAAGGCACGTGGCGTATCGCGATAGATCATGCGCGGCAACTGGTCCAGCAGGATCAGCAGGCCCAGCCAACCCTGCGGACTCTGCTGCCATTCGTCGAGCCCGCCCGCCAGGGCGTGCTCGACCAGCTCGCCAAACAGCGCATGGGCCTCGGCATCGTGATGCTTGCCGAACCACAGCGTGCTCTTCTCGTCAGCCACGGCCTGGGGACTGGTGCCCCAACCGAACCACCACTCCAGCAACGGCTGCCAAGGTGCGAGCATGACTTACTCCTTGTGGTAGGCGGTGACGCGCTCGACCTCTTCCTTCGAGCCGAGGATCACCGACACGCGCTGGTGCAGGCTCTCTGGCTGGATGTCGAGGATACGCTCGTAACCGTTGGTGGAAGCGCCGCCGGCCTGCTCGATGATGAACGACATCGGGTTGGCTTCGTACATCAGGCGCAGCTTGCCCGGCTTGCTCGGCTCGCGGGCGTCACGTGGGTACATGAACAGGCCGCCACGGGTGAGGATGCGGTGCACGTCGGCCACCATCGAGGCGATCCAGCGCATGTTGTAGTTCTTCTTCAGCGGGCCGGTCTCACCTGCCAGCAGTTCGCCCACGTAGCGCTGCACCGGCGCTTCCCAGTGGCGCTGGTTGGACATGTTGATGGCGAATTCGGCGGTGCTTTCCGGCACGCGGATGTTTTCATGGGTCAGGACGAAGCTGCCCAGCTCGCGGTCCAGGGTGAAGCCCTTGACGCCGTTGCCCAGGGTCAGGATCAGCATGGTCTGCGGGCCGTAGATGGCATAACCGGCGGCGACCTGCTGGGTGCCTGGCTGCAGGAAGGCTTTTTCGTTCAGGGTTTCATTCTGGCTCAGGTACTCGTTGGGGCAACGCAGTACCGAGAAGATGGTGCCGACCGACACGTTGACGTCGATGTTGGACGAGCCGTCCAGTGGGTCGAAGACCAGCAGGTAGGCGCCTTTCGGGTATTTGCCCGGGATCTGGTAGGCATTGTCCATTTCCTCGGAAGCCATGCCGGCCAGGTGGCCACCCCACTCGTTGGCCTCCAGCAGGATGTCGTTGGAAATCACGTCCAGTTTCTTCTGGACTTCGCCCTGCACGTTCTCGGTGCCCATGCTGCCCAGCACCCCGCCCAGGGCGCCTTTGGACACGT is a window from the Pseudomonas anuradhapurensis genome containing:
- a CDS encoding DUF924 family protein produces the protein MLAPWQPLLEWWFGWGTSPQAVADEKSTLWFGKHHDAEAHALFGELVEHALAGGLDEWQQSPQGWLGLLILLDQLPRMIYRDTPRAFEGDRRAQVVAMQGLQKGWDYQLLPIQRVFVLLVLEHAEVLDWQNLCVERYQMLLDEQPEANRRLFEGFLDYAEQHQRVIARFGRFPHRNLVLERPSTSEEMDFLLEPGSRF
- a CDS encoding class 1 fructose-bisphosphatase, which gives rise to MSRVTLSRYLIEQTRSNNTPADLRFLIEVVARACKEISHHVSKGALGGVLGSMGTENVQGEVQKKLDVISNDILLEANEWGGHLAGMASEEMDNAYQIPGKYPKGAYLLVFDPLDGSSNIDVNVSVGTIFSVLRCPNEYLSQNETLNEKAFLQPGTQQVAAGYAIYGPQTMLILTLGNGVKGFTLDRELGSFVLTHENIRVPESTAEFAINMSNQRHWEAPVQRYVGELLAGETGPLKKNYNMRWIASMVADVHRILTRGGLFMYPRDAREPSKPGKLRLMYEANPMSFIIEQAGGASTNGYERILDIQPESLHQRVSVILGSKEEVERVTAYHKE